In Caloenas nicobarica isolate bCalNic1 chromosome 6, bCalNic1.hap1, whole genome shotgun sequence, the DNA window ccaggtCCTTGGGGCATCTTTTGGGGCCGGTGAGCACCGTGCTGGCCGCAGTGCCAATGGGGCTAAGTGCATTGCTCCCGGCGGGCCGTGCACCGCAGGTCCTCCAGCACTTGGAAGACGTTGAGGATGGCAGAGGCCTCCAGGCAGCCAGTGGTCTCCTGCAGCAAGGAGAAGGGGCAGGTTATCACCAGAAACGGGGTGCAGGAGGCCCCACGTAGCCATGAGGTCATGAACACCCCGAAGCCCCCTCGCCCTGCTGGCCTGACTTACTGTTTTCTTGGCTGTCTGCAGATTCTGCAGCCAGTGCCTCAGTCTCCCCGAGGGCTGATGTGAAGTGGCCTCCGTGGCCATCTGCAAGGAAAACAGCTGTGTAAGGACTGGCGATGTCCCgtggcactgctgcctgcaccaggACCACTGAGCTGGCACGGGGCTGGCAAGTTTTGGTGGGGGCACTCACACAGTGTCGCAGGTCCTCCCGGACTTGGGTGAGGAAGGCCAGGGGCCGCTGGCGTGTCTCATCGAAGCTGGGGACGGTGGGGAGCTCCAGCATGGCGATGGTGAGGTCCAGCTCAGCTTCCACCAGCATCACTCTGTCGGGCACCTGCAGGCAAGAGCATCCTCGTTAGAGACCTAAAGCgccagggctggctgggggctgcagggcaggggtcTCAAAGACCTGCCCAGGGGTGTGGATGGAGGTGGGACCGGCTCACAGGAGgtcccagctggagcaggggctgTACCCCCTTTTCACAGTGTCGCCTTGCTCTTACCGACAGCTCCGCTATTTTCCATTTCCGATGGAAGAGCCGAGTGTTGCATTTGCGGTCCGACAGCAGCTTGATGTTCTCCTGTCAGCATAAACCAAAGGAGAGACTGAAAAACTGTCATCTTGACTTTTGGCGAAGTTGTGCAACCCTGGTCAACCTTGAAGGGTTTGAAACCAGGACAAAATTTGGCCCAGCATCCTTCTTGTCCCCAAACTCCCTTGGAAAACATCCTCCTCATCCCCAAACTGCCGTGGAAAACATCCACCTTGTCACCCAGGATCTCAAACTCAGCATCCTCTCTGCGCTGGCCCCCACCAGCCCACAGCCCCCTGTTGCCGGTGGTACTCACAAAATGCTCCGTCATCTTCCGTGCAGCCTTCATCTCATGGCGTGTGATGAACTTGTACTTGGACaagctgcagctcttcctcAGGGCACCCTGGGGGAAGGCGGCCCCGAGGCTgacccccagcacc includes these proteins:
- the LOC135990516 gene encoding interferon lambda-3-like gives rise to the protein MLCLSFTSLLVLVLGVSLGAAFPQGALRKSCSLSKYKFITRHEMKAARKMTEHFENIKLLSDRKCNTRLFHRKWKIAELSVPDRVMLVEAELDLTIAMLELPTVPSFDETRQRPLAFLTQVREDLRHCMATEATSHQPSGRLRHWLQNLQTAKKTETTGCLEASAILNVFQVLEDLRCTARREQCT